Proteins from a single region of Xyrauchen texanus isolate HMW12.3.18 chromosome 7, RBS_HiC_50CHRs, whole genome shotgun sequence:
- the ptger1a gene encoding prostaglandin E receptor 1a (subtype EP1) yields the protein MHHDNSSGTVPLNPFANHSQWNVPENVTSERPALSGPIAAMLSMTLGILSNIVALLILANAYARLRRRSKAFLLFASSLVATDFVGHVIPGSIVMRLYLSGGVPSGDYNRQDPLCQFLGGSMVFFGLCPLFLGCAMAAERCLGVTKPLLHASLVTTARTKLSLSVIWLAALCVALLPCFQLGSYTYQYPGTWCFIKVLEDTEVADVAFVMLFSGLGLTSLAVALVCNTISGLTLVLARIRKKHCNRQSARSHDIEMVVQLVGIMVTSCICWSPLLMAGLITVTQSYEGSIGDDIATYKTLMIMGVRIASWNQILDPWVYILLRRAVLQKIYLITKPQTNLKESTIRSWEIHSFPSSEKNTVSRV from the exons ATGCACCACGATAATTCGTCAGGGACTGTGCCACTCAACCCCTTTGCCAATCACAGCCAGTGGAATGTGCCGGAGAATGTCACTTCTGAGAGACCAGCCCTAAGTGGCCCCATAGCTGCAATGCTATCGATGACCCTGGGCATCCTATCTAACATCGTAGCTTTACTCATTCTGGCAAACGCATATGCCCGCCTACGTCGACGATCCAAAGCTTTCCTCCTGTTTGCCAGCTCATTGGTGGCTACAGACTTTGTGGGACATGTCATACCTGGTTCAATAGTGATGAGGCTTTACCTTTCTGGTGGTGTACCCTCTGGAGACTACAACAGGCAGGACCCATTATGCCAGTTCCTAGGGGGCAGCATGGTGTTTTTTGGCCTGTGCCCACTCTTTCTTGGTTGTGCTATGGCAGCTGAAAGGTGTTTGGGGGTCACAAAGCCATTGCTCCATGCTTCGCTGGTTACGACTGCAAGGACTAAACTCTCCCTTTCTGTTATTTGGTTAGCAGCATTATGTGTGGCCCTTCTACCCTGCTTTCAGCTGGGCTCATACACTTACCAGTACCCTGGAACCTGGTGTTTCATTAAAGTTCTGGAGGATACTGAGGTGGCAGATGTGGCTTTTGTTATGTTGTTCTCAGGACTTGGGTTGACATCACTGGCTGTTGCTTTGGTCTGCAACACCATAAGTGGACTTACGTTGGTGTTAGCCAGGATACGCAAGAAACACTGTAACCGTCAATCAGCTAGATCTCATGATATTGAGATGGTGGTGCAACTTGTGGGCATAATGGTCACATCTTGTATCTGCTGGAGCCCTCTTTTG ATGGCTGGCCTAATTACAGTGACACAGTCATATGAGGGCTCTATTGGAGATGACATTGCCACCTACAAGACCCTGATGATAATGGGGGTGCGAATAGCTTCATGGAACCAGATCCTGGACCCATGGGTCTACATCCTTCTCCGTCGAGCTGTCCTCCAAAAGATTTACCTCATTACCAAACCTCAAACCAACTTGAAAGAAAGCACAATTCGCAGCTGGGAGATCCATTCCTTTCCCAGCTCTGAGAAAAATACTGTCAGTAGAGTCTGA
- the ilf3a gene encoding interleukin enhancer-binding factor 3a isoform X2 produces the protein MAQMRNFPRRREGPLPPRPPPAWDEHQAYEELLYWDNLIQEGVRLHPQDFERYEELRYWYDCLCYEEDLRLYNDYIVEYRKWEEEHLRPGEHHPVKPPPQRTFLNEDRYIRAKHSAVYPSADQLDAVQNVVSHMEHGLKAVSDWLKEKESDAAGATASDSAPTKLRGVLRVGLVAKGLLLKEDMDLELVLLSRDMPTSSLLRLISGKLSEFIKDVTEDKYVINPSIQKAAIIVTSTKEPLLKLTIHLTSPVVREQVEKEAAGEPCAESSLQDALDRQKCLAALASLRQAKWFQAKVSELESCVIVIRILRDLCNRVSTWAPLKGWVLELLCQKAISTSERVLGPGEAFRRVLECLASGILMEDGPGISDPCERESNDAATHLNQQQREDITQSAQFALRLSAFGQLYKVLGMDRLTSKAARMLGEKIPVPDAPVKRPREAYEAGDPDMRPKFPKKEKTEPANALMKLNQLRPGTLYKLSSQTGPEHEPQFTMAVQVDGITYEATGPSKRSAKLHVAQKILLALGVPMSEIKTTDEIKNQAAGVAAAPIVKSASADEATPTGSEDGAEGGPILTKHGKNPVMELNEKRRSLKYELVSVKGRFNDKTFTIEVEVDGQKFQGSGSNKKLAKANAALAALEQLFPEGSPADPLKKKRFPPMGYGMGGLYNAGSRGRGRGRGRGRGINNTGSNFAGSSDSARVAPTSSVTTSSTPMNTQQDLSAASIANAATYQAVPPPMTSYYNQFSQSYSQFKKPTNVGQNQNLNKNSSQAPLVGPDYGYGYQGAGMGMGPPGVTGPPGVGPTDFNYAAYSGPPGTATFGPPGTTPQSYGFTQSAYPNLGGYSSGANNTEYTYR, from the exons ATGGCTCAAATGAGGAATTTTCCGAGGAGGAGGGAAGGGCCTCTTCCACCTCGACCGCCACCCGCCTGGGACGAGCACCAGGCCTATGAGGAGCTGCTTTACTGGGATAATCTTATTCAGGAGGGTGTCCGCCTTCACCCTCAGGACTTCGAACG ATATGAAGAGCTGCGTTATTGGTATGACTGCTTGTGTTATGAGGAAGACCTCAGGCTGTACAATGATTACATAGTTGAGTACAGAAAGTGGGAAGAAGAGCATTTGCGCCCAGGAGAG CATCACCCAGTGAAGCCACCACCCCAGCGCACTTTTTTGAATGAGGATCGCTACATCAGGGCCAAGCATTCTGCTGTGTATCCATCAGCAGATCAGCTGGATGCGGTGCAGAACGTGGTGTCTCACATGGAGCATGGCCTGAAGGCTGTCTCTGATTGGCTAAAGGAAAAAGAGAGCGATGCTGCTGGTGCTACTGCAag TGATTCGGCTCCGACTAAACTTCGTGGGGTTTTAAGAGTGGGCCTGGTGGCAAAAGGACTCCTGCTGAAAGAAGATATGGATCTAGAGTTGGTCCTTCTCTCCAGAGACATGCCCACCAGTTCTCTGCTCAGGCTGATTTCTGGAAAACTCTCAGAGTTCATAAAG GATGTTACTGAAGACAAATACGTCATCAACCCATCTATCCAAAAAGCTGCTATTATTGTTACGAGCACAAAGGAGCCTCTTCTGAAACTTACCATCCATCTGACATCGCCCGTTGTCAGGGAGCAGGTTGAAAAAGAGGCAGCTGGAG AACCGTGCGCGGAAAGCTCTCTCCAGGACGCTCTGGACAGGCAGAAATGCCTGGCTGCTCTGGCGTCTCTCCGCCAGGCCAAGTGGTTCCAG GCTAAAGTTTCCGAACTTGAGTCATGTGTTATCGTGATTCGGATCTTGCGGGACTTGTGTAACCGTGTTTCAACCTGGGCCCCCCTCAAAGGCTGG GTTCTTGAACTGCTGTGTCAAAAAGCCATTTCAACCAGCGAAAGGGTGCTGGGACCTGGAGAGGCATTCCGGAGAGTTCTAGAGTGTCTTGCATCAGGAATACTAATGGAAG atggTCCAGGCATTTCTGATCCGTGTGAGCGGGAGAGCAACGACGCCGCCACCCATCTTAACCAGCAACAGCGAGAAGACATTACCCAGAGTGCACAG TTTGCCTTAAGACTGTCAGCATTTGGGCAGCTTTACAAAGTGCTTGGAATGGACCGCCTCACTTCCAAAGCCGCTAGAATGCTCGGTGAGAAAATCCCAG TGCCTGATGCCCCAGTAAAGAGACCAAGGGAAGCTTATGAAGCAGGAGATCCTGATATGAGGCCGAAGTTTCCAAAGAAAG AAAAGACCGAGCCAGCAAACGCCCTTATGAAGTTGAACCAGCTGCGACCTGGGACCCTCTACAAGCTGTCATCACAGACTGGGCCTGAACATGAACCTCAATTCACCATGGCTGTCCAGGTGGACGGGATAACGTATGAGGCTACAGGCCCCTCCAAACGCAGCGCCAAGCTTCATGTAGCCCAGAAA ATTTTGCTGGCACTGGGTGTTCCTATGTCAGAGATCAAGACTACTGATGAAATTAAGAACCAGGCTGCAGGTGTAGCTGCAGCCCCAATTGTGAAGTCCGCTTCAGCAGATGAAGCCACACCCACTGGATCTGAAGATGGTGCTGAG GGTGGGCCTATCCTTACCAAACATGGCAAAAATCCTGTCATGGAGCTCAATGAGAAGCGCCGAAGCCTGAAATATGAGCTTGTTTCTGTCAAGGGACGCTTCAACGACAAGACCTTCACTATTGAG GTAGAGGTTGATGGACAGAAATTCCAAGGCTCTGGATCGAATAAGAAATTAGCCAAAGCCAATGCAGCACTTGCAGCTTTAGAACAACTCTTTCCAGAGGGTTCTCCTGCAGACCCACTCAAGAAAAAACGATTTCCTCCCATG GGTTATGGCATGGGCGGTTTGTACAATGCGGGCAGCCGTGGTAGAGGTAGAGGCCGTGGTAGAGGTAGAGGAATCAACAACACTGGCTCAAATTTTGCAG GGTCCTCCGATAGTGCTAGAGTCGCCCCAACCTCATCTGTTACCACCTCCAGCACACCTATGAACACCCAGCAGGACCTGTCGGCAGCCTCTATCGCAAACGCAGCCACCTACCAGGCTGTCCCTCCTCCTATGACCAGCTATTATAATCAGTTCAGCCAATCCTATTCACAATTCAAGAAACCCACTAATGTGGGCCAAAATCAGAACCTGAACAAAAACTCCAGTCAAGCTCCTCTTGTAGGACCAGACTATGGCTATGGATATCAGGGTGCTGGCATGGGTATGGGGCCACCTGGTGTAACAGGACCCCCTGGTGTGGGACCAACTGATTTCAATTATGCCG CATACAGTGGACCACCTGGTACAGCAACTTTTGGACCACCTGGTACCACACCCCAGAGTTATGGCTTTACCCAGAGTGCCTACCCCAACCTGGGTGGCTACAGCAGTGGAGCCAATAACACGGAGTACACCTACAGATAA
- the ilf3a gene encoding interleukin enhancer-binding factor 3a isoform X1, which produces MAQMRNFPRRREGPLPPRPPPAWDEHQAYEELLYWDNLIQEGVRLHPQDFERYEELRYWYDCLCYEEDLRLYNDYIVEYRKWEEEHLRPGEQHHPVKPPPQRTFLNEDRYIRAKHSAVYPSADQLDAVQNVVSHMEHGLKAVSDWLKEKESDAAGATASDSAPTKLRGVLRVGLVAKGLLLKEDMDLELVLLSRDMPTSSLLRLISGKLSEFIKDVTEDKYVINPSIQKAAIIVTSTKEPLLKLTIHLTSPVVREQVEKEAAGEPCAESSLQDALDRQKCLAALASLRQAKWFQAKVSELESCVIVIRILRDLCNRVSTWAPLKGWVLELLCQKAISTSERVLGPGEAFRRVLECLASGILMEDGPGISDPCERESNDAATHLNQQQREDITQSAQFALRLSAFGQLYKVLGMDRLTSKAARMLGEKIPVPDAPVKRPREAYEAGDPDMRPKFPKKEKTEPANALMKLNQLRPGTLYKLSSQTGPEHEPQFTMAVQVDGITYEATGPSKRSAKLHVAQKILLALGVPMSEIKTTDEIKNQAAGVAAAPIVKSASADEATPTGSEDGAEGGPILTKHGKNPVMELNEKRRSLKYELVSVKGRFNDKTFTIEVEVDGQKFQGSGSNKKLAKANAALAALEQLFPEGSPADPLKKKRFPPMGYGMGGLYNAGSRGRGRGRGRGRGINNTGSNFAGSSDSARVAPTSSVTTSSTPMNTQQDLSAASIANAATYQAVPPPMTSYYNQFSQSYSQFKKPTNVGQNQNLNKNSSQAPLVGPDYGYGYQGAGMGMGPPGVTGPPGVGPTDFNYAAYSGPPGTATFGPPGTTPQSYGFTQSAYPNLGGYSSGANNTEYTYR; this is translated from the exons ATGGCTCAAATGAGGAATTTTCCGAGGAGGAGGGAAGGGCCTCTTCCACCTCGACCGCCACCCGCCTGGGACGAGCACCAGGCCTATGAGGAGCTGCTTTACTGGGATAATCTTATTCAGGAGGGTGTCCGCCTTCACCCTCAGGACTTCGAACG ATATGAAGAGCTGCGTTATTGGTATGACTGCTTGTGTTATGAGGAAGACCTCAGGCTGTACAATGATTACATAGTTGAGTACAGAAAGTGGGAAGAAGAGCATTTGCGCCCAGGAGAG CAGCATCACCCAGTGAAGCCACCACCCCAGCGCACTTTTTTGAATGAGGATCGCTACATCAGGGCCAAGCATTCTGCTGTGTATCCATCAGCAGATCAGCTGGATGCGGTGCAGAACGTGGTGTCTCACATGGAGCATGGCCTGAAGGCTGTCTCTGATTGGCTAAAGGAAAAAGAGAGCGATGCTGCTGGTGCTACTGCAag TGATTCGGCTCCGACTAAACTTCGTGGGGTTTTAAGAGTGGGCCTGGTGGCAAAAGGACTCCTGCTGAAAGAAGATATGGATCTAGAGTTGGTCCTTCTCTCCAGAGACATGCCCACCAGTTCTCTGCTCAGGCTGATTTCTGGAAAACTCTCAGAGTTCATAAAG GATGTTACTGAAGACAAATACGTCATCAACCCATCTATCCAAAAAGCTGCTATTATTGTTACGAGCACAAAGGAGCCTCTTCTGAAACTTACCATCCATCTGACATCGCCCGTTGTCAGGGAGCAGGTTGAAAAAGAGGCAGCTGGAG AACCGTGCGCGGAAAGCTCTCTCCAGGACGCTCTGGACAGGCAGAAATGCCTGGCTGCTCTGGCGTCTCTCCGCCAGGCCAAGTGGTTCCAG GCTAAAGTTTCCGAACTTGAGTCATGTGTTATCGTGATTCGGATCTTGCGGGACTTGTGTAACCGTGTTTCAACCTGGGCCCCCCTCAAAGGCTGG GTTCTTGAACTGCTGTGTCAAAAAGCCATTTCAACCAGCGAAAGGGTGCTGGGACCTGGAGAGGCATTCCGGAGAGTTCTAGAGTGTCTTGCATCAGGAATACTAATGGAAG atggTCCAGGCATTTCTGATCCGTGTGAGCGGGAGAGCAACGACGCCGCCACCCATCTTAACCAGCAACAGCGAGAAGACATTACCCAGAGTGCACAG TTTGCCTTAAGACTGTCAGCATTTGGGCAGCTTTACAAAGTGCTTGGAATGGACCGCCTCACTTCCAAAGCCGCTAGAATGCTCGGTGAGAAAATCCCAG TGCCTGATGCCCCAGTAAAGAGACCAAGGGAAGCTTATGAAGCAGGAGATCCTGATATGAGGCCGAAGTTTCCAAAGAAAG AAAAGACCGAGCCAGCAAACGCCCTTATGAAGTTGAACCAGCTGCGACCTGGGACCCTCTACAAGCTGTCATCACAGACTGGGCCTGAACATGAACCTCAATTCACCATGGCTGTCCAGGTGGACGGGATAACGTATGAGGCTACAGGCCCCTCCAAACGCAGCGCCAAGCTTCATGTAGCCCAGAAA ATTTTGCTGGCACTGGGTGTTCCTATGTCAGAGATCAAGACTACTGATGAAATTAAGAACCAGGCTGCAGGTGTAGCTGCAGCCCCAATTGTGAAGTCCGCTTCAGCAGATGAAGCCACACCCACTGGATCTGAAGATGGTGCTGAG GGTGGGCCTATCCTTACCAAACATGGCAAAAATCCTGTCATGGAGCTCAATGAGAAGCGCCGAAGCCTGAAATATGAGCTTGTTTCTGTCAAGGGACGCTTCAACGACAAGACCTTCACTATTGAG GTAGAGGTTGATGGACAGAAATTCCAAGGCTCTGGATCGAATAAGAAATTAGCCAAAGCCAATGCAGCACTTGCAGCTTTAGAACAACTCTTTCCAGAGGGTTCTCCTGCAGACCCACTCAAGAAAAAACGATTTCCTCCCATG GGTTATGGCATGGGCGGTTTGTACAATGCGGGCAGCCGTGGTAGAGGTAGAGGCCGTGGTAGAGGTAGAGGAATCAACAACACTGGCTCAAATTTTGCAG GGTCCTCCGATAGTGCTAGAGTCGCCCCAACCTCATCTGTTACCACCTCCAGCACACCTATGAACACCCAGCAGGACCTGTCGGCAGCCTCTATCGCAAACGCAGCCACCTACCAGGCTGTCCCTCCTCCTATGACCAGCTATTATAATCAGTTCAGCCAATCCTATTCACAATTCAAGAAACCCACTAATGTGGGCCAAAATCAGAACCTGAACAAAAACTCCAGTCAAGCTCCTCTTGTAGGACCAGACTATGGCTATGGATATCAGGGTGCTGGCATGGGTATGGGGCCACCTGGTGTAACAGGACCCCCTGGTGTGGGACCAACTGATTTCAATTATGCCG CATACAGTGGACCACCTGGTACAGCAACTTTTGGACCACCTGGTACCACACCCCAGAGTTATGGCTTTACCCAGAGTGCCTACCCCAACCTGGGTGGCTACAGCAGTGGAGCCAATAACACGGAGTACACCTACAGATAA
- the ilf3a gene encoding interleukin enhancer-binding factor 3a isoform X4: MAQMRNFPRRREGPLPPRPPPAWDEHQAYEELLYWDNLIQEGVRLHPQDFERYEELRYWYDCLCYEEDLRLYNDYIVEYRKWEEEHLRPGEQHHPVKPPPQRTFLNEDRYIRAKHSAVYPSADQLDAVQNVVSHMEHGLKAVSDWLKEKESDAAGATASDSAPTKLRGVLRVGLVAKGLLLKEDMDLELVLLSRDMPTSSLLRLISGKLSEFIKDVTEDKYVINPSIQKAAIIVTSTKEPLLKLTIHLTSPVVREQVEKEAAGEPCAESSLQDALDRQKCLAALASLRQAKWFQAKVSELESCVIVIRILRDLCNRVSTWAPLKGWVLELLCQKAISTSERVLGPGEAFRRVLECLASGILMEDGPGISDPCERESNDAATHLNQQQREDITQSAQFALRLSAFGQLYKVLGMDRLTSKAARMLGEKIPVPDAPVKRPREAYEAGDPDMRPKFPKKEKTEPANALMKLNQLRPGTLYKLSSQTGPEHEPQFTMAVQVDGITYEATGPSKRSAKLHVAQKILLALGVPMSEIKTTDEIKNQAAGVAAAPIVKSASADEATPTGSEDGAEGGPILTKHGKNPVMELNEKRRSLKYELVSVKGRFNDKTFTIEVEVDGQKFQGSGSNKKLAKANAALAALEQLFPEGSPADPLKKKRFPPMGPPIVLESPQPHLLPPPAHL; encoded by the exons ATGGCTCAAATGAGGAATTTTCCGAGGAGGAGGGAAGGGCCTCTTCCACCTCGACCGCCACCCGCCTGGGACGAGCACCAGGCCTATGAGGAGCTGCTTTACTGGGATAATCTTATTCAGGAGGGTGTCCGCCTTCACCCTCAGGACTTCGAACG ATATGAAGAGCTGCGTTATTGGTATGACTGCTTGTGTTATGAGGAAGACCTCAGGCTGTACAATGATTACATAGTTGAGTACAGAAAGTGGGAAGAAGAGCATTTGCGCCCAGGAGAG CAGCATCACCCAGTGAAGCCACCACCCCAGCGCACTTTTTTGAATGAGGATCGCTACATCAGGGCCAAGCATTCTGCTGTGTATCCATCAGCAGATCAGCTGGATGCGGTGCAGAACGTGGTGTCTCACATGGAGCATGGCCTGAAGGCTGTCTCTGATTGGCTAAAGGAAAAAGAGAGCGATGCTGCTGGTGCTACTGCAag TGATTCGGCTCCGACTAAACTTCGTGGGGTTTTAAGAGTGGGCCTGGTGGCAAAAGGACTCCTGCTGAAAGAAGATATGGATCTAGAGTTGGTCCTTCTCTCCAGAGACATGCCCACCAGTTCTCTGCTCAGGCTGATTTCTGGAAAACTCTCAGAGTTCATAAAG GATGTTACTGAAGACAAATACGTCATCAACCCATCTATCCAAAAAGCTGCTATTATTGTTACGAGCACAAAGGAGCCTCTTCTGAAACTTACCATCCATCTGACATCGCCCGTTGTCAGGGAGCAGGTTGAAAAAGAGGCAGCTGGAG AACCGTGCGCGGAAAGCTCTCTCCAGGACGCTCTGGACAGGCAGAAATGCCTGGCTGCTCTGGCGTCTCTCCGCCAGGCCAAGTGGTTCCAG GCTAAAGTTTCCGAACTTGAGTCATGTGTTATCGTGATTCGGATCTTGCGGGACTTGTGTAACCGTGTTTCAACCTGGGCCCCCCTCAAAGGCTGG GTTCTTGAACTGCTGTGTCAAAAAGCCATTTCAACCAGCGAAAGGGTGCTGGGACCTGGAGAGGCATTCCGGAGAGTTCTAGAGTGTCTTGCATCAGGAATACTAATGGAAG atggTCCAGGCATTTCTGATCCGTGTGAGCGGGAGAGCAACGACGCCGCCACCCATCTTAACCAGCAACAGCGAGAAGACATTACCCAGAGTGCACAG TTTGCCTTAAGACTGTCAGCATTTGGGCAGCTTTACAAAGTGCTTGGAATGGACCGCCTCACTTCCAAAGCCGCTAGAATGCTCGGTGAGAAAATCCCAG TGCCTGATGCCCCAGTAAAGAGACCAAGGGAAGCTTATGAAGCAGGAGATCCTGATATGAGGCCGAAGTTTCCAAAGAAAG AAAAGACCGAGCCAGCAAACGCCCTTATGAAGTTGAACCAGCTGCGACCTGGGACCCTCTACAAGCTGTCATCACAGACTGGGCCTGAACATGAACCTCAATTCACCATGGCTGTCCAGGTGGACGGGATAACGTATGAGGCTACAGGCCCCTCCAAACGCAGCGCCAAGCTTCATGTAGCCCAGAAA ATTTTGCTGGCACTGGGTGTTCCTATGTCAGAGATCAAGACTACTGATGAAATTAAGAACCAGGCTGCAGGTGTAGCTGCAGCCCCAATTGTGAAGTCCGCTTCAGCAGATGAAGCCACACCCACTGGATCTGAAGATGGTGCTGAG GGTGGGCCTATCCTTACCAAACATGGCAAAAATCCTGTCATGGAGCTCAATGAGAAGCGCCGAAGCCTGAAATATGAGCTTGTTTCTGTCAAGGGACGCTTCAACGACAAGACCTTCACTATTGAG GTAGAGGTTGATGGACAGAAATTCCAAGGCTCTGGATCGAATAAGAAATTAGCCAAAGCCAATGCAGCACTTGCAGCTTTAGAACAACTCTTTCCAGAGGGTTCTCCTGCAGACCCACTCAAGAAAAAACGATTTCCTCCCATG GGTCCTCCGATAGTGCTAGAGTCGCCCCAACCTCATCTGTTACCACCTCCAGCACACCTATGA
- the ilf3a gene encoding interleukin enhancer-binding factor 3a isoform X3 — protein MAQMRNFPRRREGPLPPRPPPAWDEHQAYEELLYWDNLIQEGVRLHPQDFERYEELRYWYDCLCYEEDLRLYNDYIVEYRKWEEEHLRPGEQHHPVKPPPQRTFLNEDRYIRAKHSAVYPSADQLDAVQNVVSHMEHGLKAVSDWLKEKESDAAGATASDSAPTKLRGVLRVGLVAKGLLLKEDMDLELVLLSRDMPTSSLLRLISGKLSEFIKDVTEDKYVINPSIQKAAIIVTSTKEPLLKLTIHLTSPVVREQVEKEAAGEPCAESSLQDALDRQKCLAALASLRQAKWFQAKVSELESCVIVIRILRDLCNRVSTWAPLKGWVLELLCQKAISTSERVLGPGEAFRRVLECLASGILMEDGPGISDPCERESNDAATHLNQQQREDITQSAQFALRLSAFGQLYKVLGMDRLTSKAARMLVPDAPVKRPREAYEAGDPDMRPKFPKKEKTEPANALMKLNQLRPGTLYKLSSQTGPEHEPQFTMAVQVDGITYEATGPSKRSAKLHVAQKILLALGVPMSEIKTTDEIKNQAAGVAAAPIVKSASADEATPTGSEDGAEGGPILTKHGKNPVMELNEKRRSLKYELVSVKGRFNDKTFTIEVEVDGQKFQGSGSNKKLAKANAALAALEQLFPEGSPADPLKKKRFPPMGYGMGGLYNAGSRGRGRGRGRGRGINNTGSNFAGSSDSARVAPTSSVTTSSTPMNTQQDLSAASIANAATYQAVPPPMTSYYNQFSQSYSQFKKPTNVGQNQNLNKNSSQAPLVGPDYGYGYQGAGMGMGPPGVTGPPGVGPTDFNYAAYSGPPGTATFGPPGTTPQSYGFTQSAYPNLGGYSSGANNTEYTYR, from the exons ATGGCTCAAATGAGGAATTTTCCGAGGAGGAGGGAAGGGCCTCTTCCACCTCGACCGCCACCCGCCTGGGACGAGCACCAGGCCTATGAGGAGCTGCTTTACTGGGATAATCTTATTCAGGAGGGTGTCCGCCTTCACCCTCAGGACTTCGAACG ATATGAAGAGCTGCGTTATTGGTATGACTGCTTGTGTTATGAGGAAGACCTCAGGCTGTACAATGATTACATAGTTGAGTACAGAAAGTGGGAAGAAGAGCATTTGCGCCCAGGAGAG CAGCATCACCCAGTGAAGCCACCACCCCAGCGCACTTTTTTGAATGAGGATCGCTACATCAGGGCCAAGCATTCTGCTGTGTATCCATCAGCAGATCAGCTGGATGCGGTGCAGAACGTGGTGTCTCACATGGAGCATGGCCTGAAGGCTGTCTCTGATTGGCTAAAGGAAAAAGAGAGCGATGCTGCTGGTGCTACTGCAag TGATTCGGCTCCGACTAAACTTCGTGGGGTTTTAAGAGTGGGCCTGGTGGCAAAAGGACTCCTGCTGAAAGAAGATATGGATCTAGAGTTGGTCCTTCTCTCCAGAGACATGCCCACCAGTTCTCTGCTCAGGCTGATTTCTGGAAAACTCTCAGAGTTCATAAAG GATGTTACTGAAGACAAATACGTCATCAACCCATCTATCCAAAAAGCTGCTATTATTGTTACGAGCACAAAGGAGCCTCTTCTGAAACTTACCATCCATCTGACATCGCCCGTTGTCAGGGAGCAGGTTGAAAAAGAGGCAGCTGGAG AACCGTGCGCGGAAAGCTCTCTCCAGGACGCTCTGGACAGGCAGAAATGCCTGGCTGCTCTGGCGTCTCTCCGCCAGGCCAAGTGGTTCCAG GCTAAAGTTTCCGAACTTGAGTCATGTGTTATCGTGATTCGGATCTTGCGGGACTTGTGTAACCGTGTTTCAACCTGGGCCCCCCTCAAAGGCTGG GTTCTTGAACTGCTGTGTCAAAAAGCCATTTCAACCAGCGAAAGGGTGCTGGGACCTGGAGAGGCATTCCGGAGAGTTCTAGAGTGTCTTGCATCAGGAATACTAATGGAAG atggTCCAGGCATTTCTGATCCGTGTGAGCGGGAGAGCAACGACGCCGCCACCCATCTTAACCAGCAACAGCGAGAAGACATTACCCAGAGTGCACAG TTTGCCTTAAGACTGTCAGCATTTGGGCAGCTTTACAAAGTGCTTGGAATGGACCGCCTCACTTCCAAAGCCGCTAGAATGCTCG TGCCTGATGCCCCAGTAAAGAGACCAAGGGAAGCTTATGAAGCAGGAGATCCTGATATGAGGCCGAAGTTTCCAAAGAAAG AAAAGACCGAGCCAGCAAACGCCCTTATGAAGTTGAACCAGCTGCGACCTGGGACCCTCTACAAGCTGTCATCACAGACTGGGCCTGAACATGAACCTCAATTCACCATGGCTGTCCAGGTGGACGGGATAACGTATGAGGCTACAGGCCCCTCCAAACGCAGCGCCAAGCTTCATGTAGCCCAGAAA ATTTTGCTGGCACTGGGTGTTCCTATGTCAGAGATCAAGACTACTGATGAAATTAAGAACCAGGCTGCAGGTGTAGCTGCAGCCCCAATTGTGAAGTCCGCTTCAGCAGATGAAGCCACACCCACTGGATCTGAAGATGGTGCTGAG GGTGGGCCTATCCTTACCAAACATGGCAAAAATCCTGTCATGGAGCTCAATGAGAAGCGCCGAAGCCTGAAATATGAGCTTGTTTCTGTCAAGGGACGCTTCAACGACAAGACCTTCACTATTGAG GTAGAGGTTGATGGACAGAAATTCCAAGGCTCTGGATCGAATAAGAAATTAGCCAAAGCCAATGCAGCACTTGCAGCTTTAGAACAACTCTTTCCAGAGGGTTCTCCTGCAGACCCACTCAAGAAAAAACGATTTCCTCCCATG GGTTATGGCATGGGCGGTTTGTACAATGCGGGCAGCCGTGGTAGAGGTAGAGGCCGTGGTAGAGGTAGAGGAATCAACAACACTGGCTCAAATTTTGCAG GGTCCTCCGATAGTGCTAGAGTCGCCCCAACCTCATCTGTTACCACCTCCAGCACACCTATGAACACCCAGCAGGACCTGTCGGCAGCCTCTATCGCAAACGCAGCCACCTACCAGGCTGTCCCTCCTCCTATGACCAGCTATTATAATCAGTTCAGCCAATCCTATTCACAATTCAAGAAACCCACTAATGTGGGCCAAAATCAGAACCTGAACAAAAACTCCAGTCAAGCTCCTCTTGTAGGACCAGACTATGGCTATGGATATCAGGGTGCTGGCATGGGTATGGGGCCACCTGGTGTAACAGGACCCCCTGGTGTGGGACCAACTGATTTCAATTATGCCG CATACAGTGGACCACCTGGTACAGCAACTTTTGGACCACCTGGTACCACACCCCAGAGTTATGGCTTTACCCAGAGTGCCTACCCCAACCTGGGTGGCTACAGCAGTGGAGCCAATAACACGGAGTACACCTACAGATAA